From the Alistipes sp. ZOR0009 genome, the window TGTAACCTCATCAAAAGAGGTACAAGTACCAAGAGTTGTAGTCCAGCGTAACACGTATGTGCCCTGAGTTAAGCTAGAAATAGTGGCAGTAGGGTTTGTTGGATCATCAAACGAGATAGAGGCTGGACCACTTTGCTTTGTCCACATGCCAGTAGTGCCACCTGAAAGCGTATTTGCCTGCAGCTGGGTAGTATATATATTGCATAGCGATTGATCAGCACCAGCGTTAGCTGTAGTAGGAAGATCTTTTATGGTAAGCTTTACATCATCGGTTTTAGCAGTACAGATAGCACCACTAGAAATAGTCCATCGCAGCGTATAATCGCCAGGAATCATGTTGCTTACCAACGCGTTGTTAAGCATCTGAGAGTCGAATGTAGGGGTAGAAGGACCAGAGATGACCGACCAAGTACCAACTCCAGCCGTAGGAGCATTCGCAGCAAGTAATGTCGAAGTTCCACAAACGTTTGTTTGATCTAAACCTGCATTAGCAATCGACGGTGCAGGATCATTTTGCACCGTAACATTCTGCTGGTTGGTACAGGTACCAGAAACAACCTTCCACGTGAATACGTAAGTTCCTGTTTTATTCAGAGAAATTGTAGCATTCGGAGCACTATTATTAGGAGTATAGTTAATTGTAGCTCCAGTCGGGAACGTAAGTGCACTCCATGTACCCGTTCCAGAGGCAGGAGTGTTAGCATTCATAACAACGCTATTTGCGGCACAAAACGACTTATCGAGCGTACCAGCATCAGCCAACGAAGGCATTTGGTCTATCGTTACGGTCTTTGTTGCGGAGACACTACAGGTACCAGCATTAATTGCATACTGAAAAGTGTAAGTGCCAGGTATAAGACCTGTAGCCTTTGCAATATTTCCAGCCGCATTTTGGTTGGTAATAGTAGGAGTATTAGGACCCGAAACGTTTGTCCATGTATAGGTAACGCCCGAAGCTCCAATAACCATATTACCCACAAGGTTGGCATTATCGATAGAGCAGAAGCTCTCGGTAGGATTTGTAACAACTGCTGCAGGAAGCACCGTTACCACAACATCATCTGAGGTTGAAGGACAGGTTTCGCCAGCAGAAACTTTCCATCTCAAGGTATAGACTCCACTTGCCAATCCTGTAATCGATGAAGTAGGAGAAGCTACGTTTCCGAAAGTTGGCGTATTGGGACCAGACACAATCGACCAAACACCCGATCCAGTAGTAGGAACCGAAGCATCCAAAGTCGCATTGCTGGCATTACAAACCGAAAAGTCGGAGCCAGCGGCTGCGGCCGAAGGAGGAGTTGATGTAATTATTACAACGTCATCTGAAGACGAAGTACAGGCACCATTAGACACCGTCCACCTAAAGGTATACCTACCAGAAGAAAGACCAGAAGCGGTGGTATTATATACCATTGGATCGGCAAATGAAGCTTGCGTAACACCGGAAACCTGAGTCCACATACCCGACCCAAGAGCGGGGTTGTTACCAGCAAGCGTAACGCTTGTACCACAAAGCGAAAAGTTATCGGCACCAGCATTTGCAGCGGTTGGATTACCTACAGAAATAACAACGGTATCTTTGGTTGCTGTACATCCAGCCTTTGCAATCTTCCATTCAAACTTATATGTTCCAGATAGCAGGCCTGTTACACCCGAATTGTATAATGAGCTATTTGTAATTGTAGCAGCATTAGGACCGCTAATCTGGCTCCATGTTCCTGTTCCTGAAGTTGGATTATTGCCCGCCAGCGTTGCCGATGTTGTACCTGCTGCTAAACACTGATCGGAACCTGCACTAGCAATAGAAGCCCCAGCAGTTGATGATGTAGCAATAGCGTACGAGCTAGCACTAGTACCGCAAGCATTGCTGATTGTCCAAGTGAAAGTGTAGTTAGTATTATTAAGCAGGTTGGTTACTGCTGCAACCGGATTATGAATATCCGAAATTACCACCCCCGCACTAGGAGATACAGTCCATGTTCCCACTTCATTGCGAACAGGTGTATTACCCTCTAGGTAAACAACAGAGCCTGCACATGAGCTTGTGTTTGCACCAACCACTGAAGTAGTTGGTGAAGGAGCGCTGACAATTACATCAACCAAATCTTCGCTCGAAGGGCAAGTTGTTCCATTGGATACATACCATTTAAATGTGTATTTCCCAGCAACTAGATTGGTTATGTTTGCATTGTAAGCCGAAGGATTGTCGATTGTAGCACTATTCGGGCCCGCAATCTGAGTCCAGCTACCCACTCCATTTGTAATAGAGTTACCTGCAAGCTGGGTGTTAAACACGTTACAGGCTAAGGTTTGATCTGTTCCGGCATTGGATAATGACGCATTACCCGATACTATAATAGTTATATCAGCAAAAGCAGTTGCACAAGCATTCCCAGATGGCACTGCTCTTAACCTTACCAAGTAGGTGCCTGGGCTCGTAAAGCCTGATAGCACGTTTGTAGTACCAGAAGTAATAGTTTTCCATGTGCTAGGGTAAGTTCCTGGAGCTGGTCCGCTTATTACGGAGTACTCGCGAGCACTAATACTTCCAGTAGCCGTAAATGCAACCACTGCCGATGAGGTACCACAGCTAACTCTGTAAGGAGAAGGAGTGGTGATTGTAATAGAAGGTGCAGTTGATGTAGATAAGGTTACTGTCGATGAGGTGCTAGAGCAGCCTGTAACAGTATTTCGAATCTGGTAAGTTACGCTTGTATTTGAGCTGGTTAAGCCAGATATAGTGTTGGTGGTAAGATTGTTTGGGGTAGAGAGAGTGGCTGAACCTGCAGTTCTATTCCACGCTACCACCTCGTTGGCATAA encodes:
- a CDS encoding PKD domain-containing protein, translated to MLKNYARFLLIVLIVLMGEQLYAQNCTINAGTPQTICENATLTLVGTRGGSSTAPTLWTQVEGPSATITSPSTLTTTVTNLVGGNTYKFRLATTCSDGSLISDEVAITVRAITKANAGADVTACPGTNVITLVGTSLAAGETPAWTVQGTNNGVTIINGAAPSTGISLNGANSGATTVRYTITSAQGCSSFDDVVVTNRGGVSAVSAGADVNLDGCYSGSRNIANLSGSFGGGGAALNQQGTWLVVSGPNLPTFSNKNQNNSGLSNLIAGTYILRWTVAGACVNGSDETQITVAAAKGAVTPASITATGAPFCDGRTSTLLVGSNPIYANEVVAWNRTAGSATLSTPNNLTTNTISGLTSSNTSVTYQIRNTVTGCSSTSSTVTLSTSTAPSITITTPSPYRVSCGTSSAVVAFTATGSISAREYSVISGPAPGTYPSTWKTITSGTTNVLSGFTSPGTYLVRLRAVPSGNACATAFADITIIVSGNASLSNAGTDQTLACNVFNTQLAGNSITNGVGSWTQIAGPNSATIDNPSAYNANITNLVAGKYTFKWYVSNGTTCPSSEDLVDVIVSAPSPTTSVVGANTSSCAGSVVYLEGNTPVRNEVGTWTVSPSAGVVISDIHNPVAAVTNLLNNTNYTFTWTISNACGTSASSYAIATSSTAGASIASAGSDQCLAAGTTSATLAGNNPTSGTGTWSQISGPNAATITNSSLYNSGVTGLLSGTYKFEWKIAKAGCTATKDTVVISVGNPTAANAGADNFSLCGTSVTLAGNNPALGSGMWTQVSGVTQASFADPMVYNTTASGLSSGRYTFRWTVSNGACTSSSDDVVIITSTPPSAAAAGSDFSVCNASNATLDASVPTTGSGVWSIVSGPNTPTFGNVASPTSSITGLASGVYTLRWKVSAGETCPSTSDDVVVTVLPAAVVTNPTESFCSIDNANLVGNMVIGASGVTYTWTNVSGPNTPTITNQNAAGNIAKATGLIPGTYTFQYAINAGTCSVSATKTVTIDQMPSLADAGTLDKSFCAANSVVMNANTPASGTGTWSALTFPTGATINYTPNNSAPNATISLNKTGTYVFTWKVVSGTCTNQQNVTVQNDPAPSIANAGLDQTNVCGTSTLLAANAPTAGVGTWSVISGPSTPTFDSQMLNNALVSNMIPGDYTLRWTISSGAICTAKTDDVKLTIKDLPTTANAGADQSLCNIYTTQLQANTLSGGTTGMWTKQSGPASISFDDPTNPTATISSLTQGTYVLRWTTTLGTCTSFDEVTINVYNPPSTAVVPADFSYCLYGANPSLSATLPVDGNGAWSKVSGGNVLILNPNSNTTSLAGISTAGDYIFKWTVSNGSCPVSEAQVKMTVKQPVTPANAGVSQSLYKKTAAVLAANTPTSGVGMWSIVSKPSGAPDPSFSDLSNPNATITGLQPGDYVLRWTIDNGGCSSSDDVEIYNTLVPSVSVNDATATEGSNLTFTITLSNASGVATSVGYTTAVNAGAGYADNSDFTASAGTVTFLPGEVSKTITIATNDDNIYEGTETFDLNLSSPTELTISDSKGVGTITDNEAKPTITVTTGISATEGQELAFKILLSHPCSSAITVTRKTQDGTAATADGDYTAIASSVVTIPAGTTSLDVPVYTTVDAKFEPNETVSLVLSAPSGNATLGAPSTGVGTILNDDAKPKVSIDNQTIVEGGSLTFNVTLTNPSSQAISAAYS